One Solea senegalensis isolate Sse05_10M linkage group LG21, IFAPA_SoseM_1, whole genome shotgun sequence DNA segment encodes these proteins:
- the LOC122758543 gene encoding T-box-containing protein TBX6L-like: MTEGQSNMQHFSDSKLNPSMPRSPPAADSYQQGCIRMTLENSALWKSFHGSGTEMIITKHGRRMFPHCSVSLSGLQPFANYVVLMDMVPLESFKYKWKNEQWEVAGKAEPLPPCRTYMHPDSPATGSHWMKQSLSFLKVKLTNNTLDQHGHIILHSMHRYYPRFHVIQADSPYTIRWGPFQTFCFPETTFTAVTAYQNPKVTKLKIDHNPFAKGFREGGTHSHSKRCRSKGSPPAKRALLDIKPHCHTAPDLQRMPSTSQTQQAKKKHQASAQHSPKGSHPPAWDPEQQDPAESLHAVEPLELHEYEYSCEEQMVPASVTYQPYRSAEYARFPFPSTDGDAALSLAHPPPHLPATAEHGTQQHTYHHHHRHHHHHHQQQQQQQQQHHGNAADWSQHPLFSYSCW, encoded by the exons ATGACAGAGGGACAAAGCAACATGCAACACTTCTCTG ACTCCAAATTGAATCCGAGCATGCCACGCTCTCCGCCAGCAGCTGACTCATACCAGCAGGGCTGCATCAGGATGACTCTGGAGAACTCTGCTCTCTGGAAGTCCTTTCACGGCTCTGGAACAGAGATGATTATAACAAAGCACGGAAG GAGAATGTTCCCGCACTGCAGCGTCAGCCTCTCCGGTCTCCAGCCTTTTGCCAACTATGTCGTCCTGATGGACATGGTCCCTCTGGAGAGCTTCAAATACAAG TGGAAAAATGAGCAGTGGGAGGTCGCAGGGAAGGCAGAGCCCCTGCCCCCGTGTCGGACGTACATGCACCCAGACTCGCCCGCCACAGGAAGTCACTGGATGAAGCAGTCGTTGTCTTTCCTCAAGGTGAAGCTCACCAACAACACCCTGGACCAGCACGGCCAC ATCATCCTACACTCTATGCACCGCTACTACCCGAGGTTTCACGTGATACAAGCGGACAGTCCGTACACGATCCGCTGGGGCCCCTTTCAGACGTTCTGCTTTCCAGAGACGACGTTCACTGCGGTGACGGCATACCAGAACCCAAAG GTCACCAAATTGAAGATTGACCACAACCCTTTCGCTAAGGGTTTCAGGGAAGGAGGCACCCATTCTCACAGTAAGAG GTGTCGTTCAAAAGGAAGTCCTCCTGCAAAGAGAGCCTTGCTGGACATAAAGCCTCATTGTCACACAGCACCAG ACCTGCAGAGGATGCCCTCCACCTCTCAGACGCAGCAGGCAAAGAAGAAGCACCAGGCGTCTGCTCAGCACTCACCAAAGGGGAGTCACCCTCCAGCCTGGGATCCAGAGCAGCAGGACCCAGCTGAGAGTTTACACGCCGTCGAGCCCCTGGAGCTGCACGAGTACGAGTACAGCTGCGAGGAACAGATGGTGCCTGCGTCCGTGACGTACCAGCCCTACAG ATCTGCGGAGTACGCCAGATTCCCATTCCCGTCCACCGACGGCGACGCGGCGCTCTCTCTCGCCCACCCCCCGCCTCATCTGCCCGCCACAGCGGAACACGGCACCCAGCAGCACacctaccaccaccaccaccgccaccatcatcatcatcatcagcagcagcagcagcagcagcagcagcaccatggCAACGCAGCAGACTGGAGCCAGCACCCGCTCTTTTCGTACTCCTGTTGGTGA
- the crkl gene encoding crk-like protein: MSARFDSSDRSAWYFGPVSRQEAQNRLQGQRHGMFLVRDSSTCPGDYVLSVSENSKVSHYIINSLPSKRFKIGDQEFEHLSALLEFYKIHYLDTTTLIEPAPRYPSTGIGPIQPMGGPEENVEYVRTLYDFTGSDAEDLPFKKGEILIILEKPEEQWWSAKSKEGRVGMIPVPYVEKVVRPSPHSGQPSHGSRNSNSYGIPEPSHALVHAYAQPQTPSPLPPGTPGAVIAPLPSMQNGPVMAKAIQRRVPCAYDKTALALEVGDIVKVTRMNISGQWEGEVNGRRGLFPFTHVKIIDPQNPDESD, translated from the exons ATGTCTGCTCGGTTCGATTCGTCCGATCGATCCGCCTGGTATTTTGGACCAGTGTCACGACAGGAGGCACAGAATAGGTTACAAGGACAGAGACATGGTATGTTCCTGGTTCGGGACTCGTCGACTTGTCCAGGCGACTATGTGCTTTCAGTGTCTGAAAACTCCAAAGTGTCCCATTATATAATCAACTCCTTACCCAGCAAGAGGTTCAAGATAGGCGACCAGGAGTTTGAACACCTCTCAGCTCTACTGGAGTTCTACAAAATCCATTACCTGGACACCACGACTCTAATAGAGCCAGCACCCAG GTACCCAAGCACAGGGATTGGTCCCATCCAGCCCATGGGTGGCCCAGAGGAGAACGTGGAGTATGTGCGGACTCTATACGACTTCACAGGCAGTGATGCAGAGGACCTTCCCTTCAAGAAGGGGGAGATTCTCATCATCCTGGAGAAGCCAGAGGAGCAGTGGTGGAGTGCCAAGAGTAAAGAAGGGCGTGTGGGCATGATCCCTGTCCCCTATGTGGAGAAAGTGGTACGACCTTCACCTCACTCTGGTCAGCCATCCCACGGGTCTCGTAATTCCAACAGCTATGGGATCCCAGAGCCTTCTCATGCCCTCGTCCATGCATATGCTCAGCCCCAGACGCCTTCACCATTGCCCCCTGGTACACCTGGAGCCGTTATCGCTCCTCTGCCGTCCATGCAGAACGGCCCGGTCATGGCAAAGGCCATTCAGAGACGAGTGCCGTGTGCCTATGATAAAACAGCTCTTGCTCTAGAG GTTGGCGACATCGTCAAGGTTACACGGATGAACATAAGCGGTCAGTGGGAGGGAGAGGTGAATGGACGAAGGGGCCTTTTCCCATTCACGCACGTCAAAATCATAGACCCGCAGAATCCCGACGAGAGTGACTGA